One window of bacterium genomic DNA carries:
- a CDS encoding GxxExxY protein, whose product MTEKIIGAAIEIHKTLGPGLLEMELSV is encoded by the coding sequence ATAACAGAAAAAATTATTGGTGCAGCAATTGAAATACATAAGACATTAGGTCCAGGTCTATTAGAAATGGAATTAAGCGTATAG